In Aegilops tauschii subsp. strangulata cultivar AL8/78 chromosome 3, Aet v6.0, whole genome shotgun sequence, one genomic interval encodes:
- the LOC109746464 gene encoding acyl-protein thioesterase 1 has translation MSSSGARGVRREYGRTYVVRPKGRHLATIVWLHGIGDNGNSWSQVLGNLPLDNVKWICPTAPTRPVAAFGGFPCTAWFDVEETSVDGPDDVQGLDASAAHIANLLSSEPSDVRLGIGGFSMGAATALHSAACYAHGRFSNGVAYPITLSAIIGLSGWLPCSRALRTKIESSQTAFRRAAALPIMLGHGRGDEVVTYRNGERSAEFLRNSGFSYLNFKAYNGLGHHTIPEEVDDVSKWLRARLGLDRSCG, from the exons ATGAGCTCCTCCG GCGCCCGCGGTGTCCGTCGAGAGTACGGCCGGACCTATGTGGTGAGGCCCAAGGGGAGGCACCTGGCCACCATTGTCTGGCTCCACGGCATAGGCGACAACGGAAACAG CTGGTCCCAGGTGCTGGGCAATCTCCCGTTGGATAAT GTCAAATGGATTTGCCCTACTGCGCCAACGCGGCCCGTAGCGGCCTTCGGTGGATTCCCATGTACTGCAT GGTTCGATGTGGAGGAGACTTCGGTTGACGGCCCCGACGACGTCCAAGGGCTGGACGCATCCGCCGCACACATAGCAAACCTGCTATCGTCCGAGCCCTCTGATG TGAGGCTTGGGATAGGCGGTTTCAGCATGGGAGCCGCCACTGCGCTCCACTCTGCCGCATGTTATGCTCATGGAAGGTTCTCAAACGGTGTTGCGTACCCTATTACCCTCAGCGCTATTATTGGGTTGAGCGGCTGGCTTCCCTGCTCCAG GGCCCTGAGGACCAAGATTGAGAGCTCACAGACTGCTTTCAGGAGGGCTGCTGCCTTGCCGATAATGCTTGGCCATGGAAGAG GCGATGAGGTAGTCACGTACAGGAACGGCGAGAGGTCGGCCGAGTTTCTGCGGAATTCGGGCTTTTCGTACCTGAATTTCAAAGCCTACAACGG ACTGGGCCATCACACCATCCCTGAGGAAGTGGACGATGTCTCCAAGTGGCTCAGGGCAAGGCTCGGGCTTGATCGCTCTTGCGGCTAA
- the LOC109746542 gene encoding protein tesmin/TSO1-like CXC 2 yields MDDLPHCTCEKTQCLQRYCHCFEAWVFCDERCSCQGCRNTEDNSDEVDERAECIMKKKPDAFKPKIIAGDGPGLQQQQQQQVAGVHVKGCNCRNSECKKLYCECFKHGVGCSDKCQCTGCANTFGVKGAAQQAHSDSPEGTSGGSGETLARSNGSSAIVNDDMASQSTEASIMDDIHIPSELSDMDVDLGPPNQALGDDGLEDIVFNHSDFHHNVDPQTHEGFAKQGAGSLSNDANSLLQQGP; encoded by the exons ATGGACGATTTACCGCACTGCACCTGCGAGAAGACCCAGTGCCTCCAGCG CTACTGCCATTGCTTCGAGGCCTGGGTGTTCTGCGACGAGAGGTGCTCCTGCCAGGGCTGCCGCAACACAGAGGACAACTCCGACGAGGTGGATGAGCGCGCAGAGTGCATCATGAAGAAGAAGCCCGACGCCTTCAAGCCCAAGATCATCGCCGGCGATGGGCCTGGGctgcaacagcagcagcagcagcaagtgGCAGGGGTGCACGTCAAGGGATGCAACTGCCGCAATTCTGAATGCAAGAAGCTCTACTGCGAGTGCTTCAAG CACGGCGTCGGGTGCAGCGACAAGTGCCAGTGCACAGGGTGCGCCAACACCTTCGGAGTGAAAGGCG CGGCTCAACAAGCACATAGTGACAGTCCTGAAGGAACATCTGGCGGCTCCGGTGAAACACTTGCCCGTTCGAATGGATCGTCCGCAATCGTCAACGACGACATGGCTTCTCAGTCCACAGAAGCAAGCATCATGGACGATATCCACATCCCAAGCGAATTGAGTGACATGGATGTTGATCTTGGTCCACCAAATCAAGCCTTGGG TGACGACGGCCTCGAGGACATCGTCTTCAATCATTCAGACTTTCACCACAATGTTGATCCCCAAACACATGAGGGGTTCGCAAAGCAGGGCGCTGGATCGCTGAGCAATGACGCAAACTCCCTACTACAGCAGGGCCCCTAA
- the LOC109746499 gene encoding putative cytochrome c oxidase subunit 5b-like, with the protein MWRRLQTLAPALRRAAAAAGAAPSPASARAAPLSTAVAAFRRTGPLLSADKPAAAGTSVEDVMPIATGLEREELEAELQGKKRFDMDPPVGPFGTKEAPAVIESYFDKRIVGCPGDEGEDEHDVIWFWLKKDEPHECPVCSQYFVLKVIGDGGNPDGHDDDDDGHHH; encoded by the exons ATGTGGCGCCGCCTCCAAACCCTAGCCCCCGCCCTCCGCCGCGCTGCCGCCGCAGCCGGCGCGGCCCCCTCCCCGGCCAGCGCCCGGGCCGCTCCCCTCTCCACGGCGGTCGCGGCCTTCCGCCGCACTGGGCCCCTCCTCTCCG CGGACAAGCCGGCGGCGGCAGGGACGAGTGTGGAGGACGTCATGCCCATAGCCACGGGGTTGGAGCGCGAGGAGCTCGAGGCGGAGCTCCAG GGGAAGAAGCGCTTTGACATGGATCCTCCTGTCGGTCCCTTTGGTACCAAG GAGGCACCGGCCGTCATTGAGTCCTATTTTGACAAGAGAATAGTAGGTTGCCCTGGTGATGAAGGAG AGGATGAGCATGACGTCATATGGTTCTGGTTGAAAAAAGATGAGCCACATGAATGCCCAGTCTGCTCACAATACTTTGTG CTTAAGGTCATTGGTGATGGTGGAAATCCAGATGggcatgatgatgatgatgatggtcatcaccactaa